In a genomic window of Aeromonas veronii:
- a CDS encoding transposase — MKRATKVRIYPTDEQAAFLNAQFGAVRFAYNKALHIQRHMFQRHRVSLKPKRDLKPLLAVAKKSRKYSWLKEYDSQALQQAVINLDKAFANFFNPKLKARMPTFKSKRGRQSSYHPNGKVLTDAILLPKMTPIRAVIHRDIIGVVSSITVSRGPTGKYYASILCDDGREAPAKPSLITEVTGYDMGLSHYLIASSGKKMANPRHLINASRNLRRKQKALSRKTKGSANRSKAKLQLAALHERVANARADFQHKLSRTIVDDNQAIIVETLKTTNMMKNHKLARAIGDAGWHGFIMRLEYKAQAAGRHLIKLDQWFASSKPCSECGHKMSEMPLHQRQWVCPACGAEHDRDINAAINIRQQGILELKAAGLAVSAHGGQRKSVNLTVAA; from the coding sequence ATGAAAAGAGCCACAAAAGTACGCATTTACCCCACCGACGAACAAGCGGCATTCCTCAATGCCCAGTTCGGCGCGGTGCGGTTCGCGTACAACAAAGCCCTTCATATTCAGCGGCACATGTTCCAGCGCCACAGGGTTTCACTCAAACCCAAACGCGACTTGAAACCCCTGCTCGCTGTGGCAAAAAAATCGCGCAAATACAGTTGGCTGAAAGAGTACGATTCACAAGCCTTACAGCAGGCGGTGATCAACCTGGATAAGGCATTCGCCAATTTTTTCAACCCCAAGCTCAAGGCCAGGATGCCCACCTTCAAGAGCAAGAGAGGCAGGCAATCCAGTTATCACCCCAATGGCAAAGTGCTGACCGATGCCATCCTGTTACCGAAGATGACGCCCATCCGAGCTGTCATTCACCGAGATATTATCGGCGTGGTATCTAGTATCACGGTCAGCCGTGGCCCGACAGGGAAATACTATGCCTCCATCCTTTGCGATGATGGCCGTGAGGCTCCCGCCAAGCCCTCCCTCATCACAGAGGTGACAGGCTATGATATGGGGCTGTCCCACTACCTCATTGCGTCGAGTGGCAAAAAGATGGCCAACCCGCGCCATCTTATCAACGCCAGTCGCAATCTGCGGCGAAAGCAAAAAGCACTGTCTCGCAAGACAAAAGGCAGTGCCAATCGTAGTAAGGCCAAATTACAGCTGGCCGCCCTGCACGAGCGGGTAGCCAATGCTCGCGCTGATTTTCAGCACAAACTCTCTCGCACGATAGTTGACGATAACCAAGCGATCATCGTGGAGACGCTTAAAACAACCAATATGATGAAAAACCACAAGCTGGCCCGCGCCATTGGCGATGCTGGCTGGCATGGTTTTATCATGAGGCTGGAGTACAAAGCCCAAGCGGCGGGCCGCCACCTAATCAAACTCGATCAGTGGTTTGCCAGCTCTAAACCATGTAGCGAGTGCGGCCACAAGATGTCGGAGATGCCACTTCACCAGCGACAGTGGGTATGTCCAGCGTGTGGGGCAGAGCATGACCGCGACATCAACGCGGCCATAAACATTCGACAGCAAGGAATATTGGAATTAAAAGCGGCGGGGCTCGCCGTTTCTGCCCATGGAGGCCAGCGTAAATCCGTCAATCTGACGGTAGCGGCCTAA
- a CDS encoding diguanylate cyclase, with protein sequence MGLSRHKLLLVAVSLLFLLSSGSSLYLQHRQEQLVDTFYRNIHWNISQVMLKSQRFLYGLQLYRAGGLEMATLSVDYDLLWNRLDIFLISSETAEVRQRHGLGKALARLFELIRQLEPQIEAGVLREGAELVRLQEELASQTRLIEQIGDQILSGQERERSVSQIRSSLFWLQIWQLILLLTGGALVAALIRANLENRRLALIDPLTQLGNRRALQEQLANTLQMGMATALVVLDLKRFKQVNDLLGYQIGDRLLQTVADKLQQAHGCHAYRLGGDEFAVVLTTVDGDLEARIDALVSLLHFEFVTRECSFELACRLGVARVTKQDADRLLDQAILALNQAKRGVNVSVSWFEPDMLQQLQLSQQQLHSLRDWLAGRQPAPLQVALQPLTDEQGGHLWQLTLHWREQGTPCQMCWLHEGGILGHVVAKLLQEQLAVVPADARALLIPLDNQAQLTHLLAYLPSEHAVTTLVLLLPALQPEPALLTVLQRQGCCLALRELVVTPRLSWPLAGRSATGCQMASQSVSCCSRWPSDWGCCNCARSQHHQPIRAEQTRVMLPEGTKKK encoded by the coding sequence ATGGGGCTATCCCGCCACAAACTGCTTTTGGTTGCGGTGTCGCTGTTGTTTCTGCTCTCCTCGGGTAGCAGCCTCTATCTGCAGCATCGCCAGGAACAACTGGTCGATACCTTCTACCGCAATATCCACTGGAACATCAGCCAGGTGATGCTGAAGTCCCAGCGTTTTCTCTACGGTCTGCAGCTCTACCGGGCCGGTGGGCTTGAGATGGCTACGTTGAGCGTTGATTATGATCTGCTGTGGAACCGGCTCGATATCTTTCTCATCAGCAGTGAAACCGCCGAAGTGCGTCAGCGCCATGGACTCGGCAAGGCGCTGGCCAGACTGTTTGAACTGATCAGGCAGCTCGAACCCCAAATTGAGGCAGGTGTACTGCGCGAGGGCGCTGAGCTTGTCCGTTTGCAGGAGGAGCTCGCCAGCCAGACCCGTCTCATCGAGCAAATAGGGGATCAAATACTCTCCGGCCAGGAGCGGGAGCGTTCGGTCAGCCAGATCCGCAGCAGCCTGTTCTGGCTACAGATCTGGCAACTGATCTTGCTGCTGACCGGTGGCGCCCTGGTGGCCGCGCTCATTCGTGCCAATCTGGAGAACCGCCGGCTCGCACTGATCGATCCCCTGACCCAGCTTGGCAACCGGCGCGCCCTGCAGGAACAGCTTGCCAACACCTTGCAGATGGGGATGGCCACTGCCTTGGTGGTACTCGATCTCAAGCGCTTCAAGCAGGTCAATGATCTGCTTGGCTATCAGATCGGGGATCGGTTGCTGCAGACAGTAGCAGACAAGTTGCAGCAGGCTCATGGCTGTCACGCCTACCGGCTTGGCGGTGACGAGTTTGCCGTGGTGTTGACCACGGTGGACGGGGACTTGGAAGCCCGTATCGATGCATTGGTTAGTCTGCTCCATTTCGAATTTGTGACCCGGGAGTGCAGCTTCGAGCTGGCTTGTCGACTAGGTGTTGCAAGGGTGACGAAACAGGATGCAGATCGGCTGCTGGATCAGGCCATACTGGCCCTTAATCAAGCCAAGCGCGGCGTGAATGTCAGCGTCAGCTGGTTCGAGCCGGACATGCTGCAGCAACTGCAACTGAGTCAGCAGCAGTTGCATTCACTGCGCGACTGGCTGGCCGGCCGCCAACCCGCACCGCTGCAGGTCGCTTTGCAGCCGCTGACAGATGAGCAGGGGGGGCACCTGTGGCAACTGACGCTTCATTGGCGTGAGCAGGGGACGCCCTGCCAGATGTGCTGGTTGCATGAGGGGGGAATACTGGGCCACGTCGTGGCAAAGTTGCTGCAAGAGCAGTTGGCGGTGGTACCTGCCGATGCGAGAGCCTTGCTCATCCCGCTCGACAATCAGGCTCAACTGACTCATTTGCTGGCCTATCTGCCAAGCGAGCACGCTGTAACAACGCTGGTGCTGCTGTTGCCCGCGTTGCAGCCGGAGCCGGCTCTGCTCACTGTGTTGCAGCGGCAGGGCTGTTGTTTGGCGCTCAGGGAGCTGGTAGTCACACCCCGGCTCAGTTGGCCGCTGGCTGGCCGATCCGCTACTGGCTGCCAGATGGCGAGTCAGAGCGTGAGTTGTTGCAGCCGCTGGCCCAGCGACTGGGGCTGCTGCAATTGCGCACGCAGCCAGCACCATCAGCCGATCAGGGCTGAGCAGACAAGGGTCATGTTGCCAGAGGGCACCAAGAAAAAGTGA
- a CDS encoding IS256 family transposase, whose translation MDQDKLKALAAELAKDIKSEKDLGTLTQQLIKLTVETALNAEMDEHLGYEKHAPEGRGTGNNRNGYSTKRLKGQHGEVTIQAPRDRNASFEPQFVRKGQTRLTQMDDQILALYAKGLSTRDIVDAFKEMYDADISATLVSNVTERVIEQVHEWQNRPLDPLYPIVYLDCIVLKIRENQRVINKSLYLALGINMEGHKELLGLWLAETEGAKFWLSVLTELKNRGLEDILIACVDGLKGFPDAIAVEYPQTKVQLCIVHMVRNSLRYVSWKDYKAVTADLKQIYQSATEREAQQALAAFGERWDSQYPQIARSWQSNWVNLITLFDYPPAIRKVIYTTNAIESLNSVLRKATKQRKLFPTDDSALKVAFLAIQQASKKWTMPIQNWKPALNRFIIEFGDRLNGHL comes from the coding sequence ATGGACCAAGACAAACTCAAAGCACTGGCCGCTGAGCTGGCCAAAGACATCAAGTCTGAAAAAGATCTCGGCACCCTCACCCAACAGCTGATCAAGCTCACTGTCGAGACCGCTCTCAATGCTGAAATGGACGAGCACTTGGGCTACGAAAAGCACGCACCCGAGGGCCGCGGGACCGGCAACAATCGTAATGGCTATTCCACCAAGCGCCTCAAAGGGCAGCACGGCGAGGTCACCATTCAGGCACCTCGCGACCGTAACGCTTCCTTCGAGCCGCAGTTCGTCCGCAAGGGGCAGACCCGCCTGACCCAGATGGACGATCAGATCCTCGCCCTCTACGCCAAGGGCTTGAGCACGCGCGATATCGTTGACGCGTTCAAAGAGATGTATGACGCCGATATCTCGGCGACGCTGGTGTCCAACGTAACCGAGCGTGTCATTGAGCAGGTCCACGAATGGCAAAACCGGCCGCTCGATCCGCTCTATCCCATTGTCTATCTGGACTGCATTGTGTTGAAGATCCGCGAGAACCAGCGGGTGATCAACAAGTCGCTCTATTTGGCTCTGGGCATCAATATGGAGGGGCACAAGGAGCTGTTGGGCCTGTGGTTGGCCGAGACCGAAGGAGCAAAATTCTGGCTGTCGGTCCTGACGGAGCTGAAGAATCGCGGCTTGGAAGACATCTTGATCGCATGTGTGGATGGTCTCAAGGGCTTCCCTGATGCCATTGCCGTGGAGTATCCCCAGACGAAGGTCCAACTGTGTATCGTCCACATGGTCCGCAATTCGTTGCGCTATGTGTCCTGGAAAGACTACAAAGCGGTGACGGCGGATCTGAAGCAGATCTACCAGTCTGCGACAGAGCGTGAGGCTCAGCAGGCGCTAGCGGCCTTTGGTGAACGCTGGGATAGTCAGTACCCGCAAATAGCGCGCTCTTGGCAGAGTAACTGGGTCAATCTGATCACACTGTTTGATTATCCCCCTGCGATCCGGAAGGTGATTTACACCACCAATGCCATTGAGTCGCTAAACAGCGTACTGCGCAAAGCGACCAAGCAAAGGAAGCTGTTCCCGACCGATGATTCGGCGCTCAAAGTCGCGTTCCTGGCGATACAACAGGCTTCCAAGAAATGGACCATGCCGATCCAGAATTGGAAGCCTGCCCTGAATCGCTTTATTATCGAGTTCGGTGATCGCCTGAACGGTCACCTGTAA